The sequence TCGGGGTACAGCCGCGAGCTTCTGCATCACCGAACCAATGCTCTCTAAACGCACCATTTCTTCCCAAGAGCAGGTTTCGTCTTCCTCTTCGGTTTCGTAGCGCAGGGTAACTAAATCCCCTTCAATATCTAAAATGCGCGCTCGTTCAATCCAGCGCTGCTGATCGCGTAAAAAGACCCATACGTCACGACCATCACAACATAGTTGATAAATTTTGCGATGTAGCATAATGTCGCTTCTCCTGAGAGGTCAATCCTCAATGCGGGTTAGGACGGAGCCAAGCTGCCTAACAGTACTGAAATAGGGATCTAGCGGGGAGGGTCTAGGATTCGATCGGGAAACCCAGATCGTCCGACTAGATCATCCATACAGCCCTAGGCGTATAGTTCCCGGCGATCGCTCCTTTGGGTTAGGGCAGGGTTGGCACTGGAGGCTGCAACCCAGATTGTTGGTGGGGCGGATTGTGTGCCGCAACCCCTTGGAGCAACGCGATCACAGTCAGGATGATACGCAATTAAAATCATCGTTGATTAGTATGTTGAAAGAGTGCATTTGTCTAAACCCAGAGCGCGATCGCTGCGGGTACAGAACCACCTCATGCCTCCTGGTTCTGAGCAGAACAACATTGGAGGCGTTCAGAAACGGGAAGTCCACATCTCCTACCCCCCATTCTAACGATAGTTGGGCTGAACGTGACATTTTCCCGATGCTCACCCTCATGGGTAGAGCACAGGTTTCCCTTCTTCGCAGAAGAGATATCCTGCTTCCTTAGGGTTCCCAAGCAATGGTTCTCTCCAAGCAGGAGCACCGACTATTCATCGGCTACC is a genomic window of Candidatus Obscuribacterales bacterium containing:
- a CDS encoding DUF6679 family protein, with the protein product MLHRKIYQLCCDGRDVWVFLRDQQRWIERARILDIEGDLVTLRYETEEEDETCSWEEMVRLESIGSVMQKLAAVPR